AATCAAATTGCTGGCTGAGGAATTAGAATCCTATCTCCCCTTCTGGCAACGGTCTGAAACTTTACCCAAATGGGATATCACCATTCTTCCTGCTTGACAGGGGTGTTATTTATTTGCAACCCCCTTATTTGTAGTCTCAGTCATCGCAAATTCAGCAATTAGCCGCGTTGTCGTGGATGAAAAGAGAAACTGAGGTTTGTATTAATCAGCAGTCGTAGCGATGATGTTAGCCTGCGATCGCCCAGCGTTATTGCAACGTCTGGCCTAGCCCTAACCCACTAGCGATCGTTTTTCGTAGATGCCTTACTCTGCTTCTCCAATCAGCGTGAATGCTGCCCAATCTTTCGGTTGGGGATGAGTTTTCATCCTGGTTAGGATCGCCCGCCGTAGTGCCTGCGTCTTAGAATTTTTCTGAAGGTTTTGATATAGCAGTACTGATAAAGGTTAAGACGAAGTGCAGGGGTGAAACCCCTGGCTGGGGGCGAAGCCCCCACACCCCCTTTGCCCTAAACTTGATGCGTAGCACTATAACACGTCTGCATTAATGTTGCGGTTGGCGCATCTTTTCAACTCCCTTGTAGGGTAAAGGCGGCCCAATAATAGGGGGCTTGCCAATTCTGGCTCTGCCACAGCTTAAGTTGTGCGGCTCTAAGGGCAGCAACGGCTGGTAAACCTTGGCTCAACATACCTTGATAAAAGTGAGTCATGAGCAGAGCTGTGGAGTCATCATTCACATCCCACAACCCCGCAACAACCTGCTTGGCACCTGCATACATCAATCCTCCGGTCAGACCAATTAACCCCTCACCCTGAATTTCTTTGCCCAACGCGGTAGTACACCCACTCAGCACTACCAAATCTGCTGATAGCTTCAGGTTAAACACATCAGCGGTAGACAGTAGACTGCGTTGAAGCGCTCCTTGGTCATTGACGATCGACAAAACCATGCCCGATCGCTGCGGATTCTGACTATTGAGAATGCCGTGACTGGCAAAATGAACGATTCGATACTGCGCCAATTCTGGACTCATAGCAATTCGACGGCTGGCAGCAGCATCCAATTTCAATAGCCTTTTGGCAGAGGGAACTAACGCCAAAATTTGACTCGCCTCCTGTCGTGTGGCAGGTAGGCGCGAATAAAGAGTTTCAACATCGGTAGTGAGATCAGGGGCGCGATGCTGGAAGCGTTGATCGTCGCGGCTAAAAATGGGATCTGCCAGCATTGCCAAAGTTTTAGTTGGTGCTTTAGAATTGGCTCGATGCTGTAATTCAATCTGGATCGAAGCAGAAGGTAAACTCACAATTTCATGATCGACCAATAGAGGAACTTGATTTTTTCCGGCGGTTCCGGGCTTGGGCAAGGCTGCAAATGGTAGGTAATGCAAAATGCCATCGCTGACGATCAACAACCGTTTATTGCCCAATTGCCCCGCGACAGGTTCCAAAAGTATCTGGCTAAGTTGTGTGGCAGCATCGACTTGAACCGCATCGGAAGCTACTTGTGGAGCAGCACCACGAAGAGCGCCCACTCGGTAGAGCGGTGATTGCATCAGTTCAATAAATTCCCGTGAGACGGCTTCTATCGTGGCTCGCTTCGGCAAGGTATAGGTTTGCAGCCCCCTTTGCGTCACTGCCCACAGATAGCTGCGTTCTTCGCCTAAAGCGTACTCTAGCAGGATAGTTTTGTTATCTAGAATTTGCTGTTGCAGAGCTTTTGAGGATGAAACTTGAGCAAGTTGAATGGCTTGCACACCGTCTAACAGGTTGATGAAATCTGAGTGCGTAGGTTGGCGCATGGAGCGATTCAGCATGGCGCGAAGACTGCGGGCATGCGATCGCTCACTAGCTTCAAATGCTAACTCTTCATAGCCAGAGGTGGGGAATTGCTGGTGCAATTGCATGAGTAAATCAATGTAAAACCCATAGTAATTCTGCTTTGAGGCGAGATAATCCACTAAGTTGATGTAGGACTTGTAGGGGCTAGATTTCTGGGGCGTGGGGTTAGTCTTTTGTTGCTGTTGATCGCTAATCTGCGCTGCTCCTGACTCAATTCGAGCGATCGCAGTTTCGATTTGGGTTTCTGCTTGAGCTAAATTGCCCTGCTGCCGTTGGACGATCGCCATTTCCCAGTAGGTGTCAGCCTCTTGCAAAATCTTATCGGCTTTGCGCCACAGCGGTAAGGCGCGATTATATGATTCCAGCGCCAGAGCATTCTGCTGATTTGCGGCATAGGCTTTGCCCAATTGATAAAACGTATCGGCATTCACACCATCAGAGATTTTTGTCAGCTCAATTTGCAAAAACTGATTAAGCGCATTGGTTGGTTGAGTGCGAGTAGGATTGGTTTTTGAGGTACGGTCTCGACCAGCCTGCAAAATTTGTACTGCTTGCTGATGCGCTCCAATGGCTTCCTGGCTTTTGCCCGATGCCAGCAATGCCTTACCTAGTGCTTTGTAGACAGTAGCGTGAGGAATGTATTCTACAAGTTCTAAACCCTTTGATAAGCTCTCTGAAATTAACGACACGTTGCCCGTAATGGAGAACTTAGAGGAGAGGGTAGAAGTATTGGTATTTAGCGATCGTAGAGTTTGCAGATTGAGTGGCAGCAGACTTTTCCACTGTGCCAGCACTTGCCGATAAGCATCGACTGCCTCCTGAGGTTTACTTGCCCTCGCTAGCTCCTCGCCTAGAAAGTAGTTGTATGCCGCTTCTAGCCAGGGGCGATAAGGTTTCCACTGAGATGGTAATTGCTGTTTGGCAATGAGTTCTTGAATGAATGGCATGGACTGGTTAATCCAATCAATAACTATCTGGCTGCTCTGTACCTCAGATAATTTGCTACCAGCATTAGAGATAGAACTACTAAAAACACTGAATAGAGGACTCATAATAAGCAGAAAGCTCTCTAGCTCAGGTGTTTGT
The genomic region above belongs to Trichocoleus desertorum ATA4-8-CV12 and contains:
- a CDS encoding CHAT domain-containing protein, producing the protein MLYQNLQKNSKTQALRRAILTRMKTHPQPKDWAAFTLIGEAE
- a CDS encoding CHAT domain-containing protein translates to MLPQLKRFKRVSRSAKRVFLGVISCMLCLLLSEPFLIALGQPRVRVVPSDLEDSKVQILAQTATSPADGKPEPRVLVAEVVVQGASGKLQEIAYQAIVTKSGQATTRSQLQKDINAIFKTGWFSNVKAVPEDTPKGVRVTFIVQPNPVLRQAKIVSVSGNKPVLPVTVVDESFRSQYGNILNLQTFQAGIDKLTQRYQAKGYVLAKVLKDLKISEDGIVTLKIAEGVINPVIESVRVQFVNSENKPTNVQEQLVGDKTLASVILPAVRSKPGMVFNRAQLEQDRRRVLSLGILKDAKLAWESGKNPQQVAVVLNVQEISGITEKLVSKAERVNRAEADLQRARSQKDSIAEATALRTLAEVQSNVALYQTALKLSQTSNDQAGAAEALKGLAYIYNNQADNKTNDSNNENNKKSIDKEKKKQAISTYQAALKIYQNLNNDTQAAIILNNIGYLFQELEDYPSAIATYRQAAPLFQKLKQPFWQALTLGHLAASYREIDEVDQSLVTHQRALLLWQSLQEQPNQLQSSSLLTSVDQPNDRQSQISASWVYPFQGDIQFYIGTNDLRKSSLADVRFGEAMTILNIGGIYQAVGDYQQALYTFKEALPLLQIFRSNIQELVQDGSIDSPLTGELLVGIVDIFESFLMSTLYADLGWQQQAQNYRDLVLVGGHTLLEKMQQIATTTGQTPELESFLLIMSPLFSVFSSSISNAGSKLSEVQSSQIVIDWINQSMPFIQELIAKQQLPSQWKPYRPWLEAAYNYFLGEELARASKPQEAVDAYRQVLAQWKSLLPLNLQTLRSLNTNTSTLSSKFSITGNVSLISESLSKGLELVEYIPHATVYKALGKALLASGKSQEAIGAHQQAVQILQAGRDRTSKTNPTRTQPTNALNQFLQIELTKISDGVNADTFYQLGKAYAANQQNALALESYNRALPLWRKADKILQEADTYWEMAIVQRQQGNLAQAETQIETAIARIESGAAQISDQQQQKTNPTPQKSSPYKSYINLVDYLASKQNYYGFYIDLLMQLHQQFPTSGYEELAFEASERSHARSLRAMLNRSMRQPTHSDFINLLDGVQAIQLAQVSSSKALQQQILDNKTILLEYALGEERSYLWAVTQRGLQTYTLPKRATIEAVSREFIELMQSPLYRVGALRGAAPQVASDAVQVDAATQLSQILLEPVAGQLGNKRLLIVSDGILHYLPFAALPKPGTAGKNQVPLLVDHEIVSLPSASIQIELQHRANSKAPTKTLAMLADPIFSRDDQRFQHRAPDLTTDVETLYSRLPATRQEASQILALVPSAKRLLKLDAAASRRIAMSPELAQYRIVHFASHGILNSQNPQRSGMVLSIVNDQGALQRSLLSTADVFNLKLSADLVVLSGCTTALGKEIQGEGLIGLTGGLMYAGAKQVVAGLWDVNDDSTALLMTHFYQGMLSQGLPAVAALRAAQLKLWQSQNWQAPYYWAAFTLQGS